The DNA sequence CGACAGATCTGCCGAGTCTGTTCGACATCCTTGGCGATTTGTTGGCAAAGGTCATCCACCGTTTCGTACCGGGCCTGAGACCGGAGCCAAGCGAGGAACTCGATCCGCAGGCTCTGGCCGTATGTGTTCTCCGCGAAATCCAGGAGATGGGCTTCGACGACCAGTCGGTGTTCGTCAAAGGTCGGGGTCCGCCCGATGCTGATAGCTGCTTGGTGGCGGCGGCCGGCCAGTTCGGCGAAGCCCGCATAGACGCCCTCCGCCGGTACCAGTTGACCGCCTGGATCGATGTTGGCCGTCGGAAATCCCATGCCCGCTCCTCGGCCAACGCCGTGAATGACCGTCCCCAGTAGGGCATAGGGCCGTCCGAGACAAATCGCAGCCTGATCGACTGGGCCGGCGGTCAGCAGTTGTCGAACAAGCGAACTCGAAATGACGGCGTCCGGATGGCCGCCCAGGGCTATCCGGACGGGCTCGACGATCTGGACCTCAAACCCGTGCCGCGAGGCGGCGGCTTGAAGTGTCTCGACGTCTCCCTGACGGTGACGACCAAAGCCGAAAGACCGACCTTCCACGACGGCCGAGGGTCGAAAACGCCGGACGATCACGTCTTCGATGAAGTCGGCAGCGCTCAGTTGGAGAAACGCAGCGCTGCTGTCGGCTACGACGATCACGTCCGCGCCGGCCCGCTCGAGCTGGCGCAGTTTTTCCGGCAGGGGAGTCAGAACGGCGGGCATTCTTTCGGGCGTCAGAACGGCCAGCGGATGCGGATCGAAAGTCATGGCCACCAGTTCAGTCCCGGCGGCCCGCGCTTTCTGGCGACCGGCTTGAAGGATGGCCTGATGTCCGCGATGCACGCCGTCGAAGTTGCCGATGCACAAGACGACGCCGCTCATCGGCTCGAAATCAAGACCGCGTATCACCCGCATCGACACTCAGTCTCCAATCAGCCTCTCAGAGCGGATTGCGGTGATTGCCGCCCTCATCAGCTTGGCGGTTACCGATTTGCCGGCAGCTCGGGCGGTGCCGGCAGCGGCTTGCACGCCTGCGTCCCGGTCGCCGAAGCCCTGCGGAATCACAACCGGGACGGTAACAACGCCTTCATCGGTCGCCCAATCGTCAGCCGCCCAGCAGGCCGCTCTTCTGCCATTGCTTGACCAGCACCTTGAGTTCCTGTGCCGCCTCGCCAAGGCGTCGCACGGTCAACATCAACTCTTCATACAACTTCGGATCGCGCAGCAGCATGGGGACCGCTCCATCGCCCTCGTTGAGAGTCTGCCCCGTGGCCACCAGTTGATCCAATAGCCGCGAAAGCTGCTCGATGTTGGTGACCAGTTTCTTTCCGAGGGTGTCGATGTGCTCGCGCGTGAGCGTTACGGTCGAGTTGACGTTCGTCAGCACGTCGCTGGCCTGCGTCGCCGCGACTTGCAGCCTGTCGGAAAAGTCCTTGAACCCGGTCATCGCGAGCTTGGCGTCCTCGCTGGCCTGGCGGAGGTTGGCCAAAACGGCCCTTGCATTAGCCTGGCTTTCAGGGTCGCCAAAGACGTCATCCAGATGCTTCAGCAACTTGTGCAGTCTCTCGACCGTCGTGAAGAGATTCGCCGTGATCTCCGCCGGCTTGTTAGGACTCTCGATCAGGCTGATGGGCCGGTATTCCAGCAACTCGGTGACGGCGTTGGCGGCCGGCGTCAGGGCCTCGGCCAGCGTTCCGATCTGGGCCGTCGTCTTTTCGAGCGTGCTGATGAACTGCGGGCTCAGGATCTTCTCAAGCGGATTGACCTGCTCGCCCAGGATCTCGCCGCTTCCGTCTTTGGGTAGCGACGCCAACCTTTGCGGCGGAATGACGATCGGAATCCGGCCGGTGGGCGGGAGGATGTTGATGACCGGCTGGCCCATCAGAGGAGATTCGACAAACGCCTTCCATCCGACCGGAATCTCGTACTTGCCTCGAACGTCGATTTTGGCAACGACGCCCTCCGTCGGGTTCTCCGGATTCTTCAGCTCGACGTTCAGGACGCTGCCGATCTGGACGCCCGCCAGAAACACCTGTGTCCCCTCCCGGACGCCGGATACGGTGTCGAACCGGGCCGTGATCGTATAACCTCGCGTCAGAAACTGGAACCGCGACTCGCCGAACATGACCAACACGATGCCGAAGGCGATCAGCCCTCCGAGCACAAACAATCCCACAAGAGCGTTGCGTCGTTGATCGGTCATTTCGAAGCCTCCCCGGAAGGCACGGGCTCAATGACGAGGTCCGCATCGCCGGTGACGAACTGACGAACCCGTTGGTCCGTCGAGTTCCGGAAGTCATCGGCCGTGCCGTCGGCGATGAACCGGCCTTGTGATAACATCAGGATTCGGTCGGCAACCTTGAAAGCGCTGGTCATGTCATGGGTCACCACCACGCTCGTGACGCCGAGTTCCTGTTGCAGTTTGATGATGAGGTCGTTGATCGTGTCGGCCCGGATCGGATCCAGCCCCGTCGTCGGTTCGTCGTAGAGGATGATCTCGGGGTCCAGGGCGATCGCGCGAGCCAGCGCAACGCGTTTTCGCTGGCCGCCGGACAACTCGGCCGGCCGCTTCGGCTGGATGCCGTCCAGCCCGACCAGAGCCAGCTTTTTCGCCACAACGGCGTTGATTTCTCTTTCCGACAGGTGGGTGTGCTCCCGCAGCGGGAAGGCCACGTTTTCGCCCGCACTCATCGAGTCGAACAGGGCGCCCATCTGGAACAGAAAGCCAAAACGCTTTCTGACCGGGCCAAGCTGCCATTCCTTGAGTTTGTCGATCCGCTGTCCCCCGACGTAGACCTCACCTTCATCAGGGTGAATGAGCCCGAGCATGTGTTTCAGCAGCACGCTCTTGCCCGTGCCCGACTCTCCGATGACGACCGTGGTTTTGCCGCGTTCCAGGGCCAGGTCCACGCCGTTGAGAACGGTCAACCGCCCGAATCGCTTGTGGACGTTGCGGAACTCGACGATCGGCTCATCTCGGGTCTTCATGGTGTTTCCCCTCAAGGGGCCGGCCTCCGTCAGAATACCGACTTGAACCCCCACAGCGACTCGTACAGACCCTTGAGACCGAAGGCCAGGAAGAAATCGAGGATGAGAATCACGACGAACCCGAGCACAAACGATTCGGTGCAGGCCTTGCCGACGCCCTCGGCGCCGGGCTTGCAGTTGAAACCCTTGTAGCAGGAGATCAGGCCGATGCAAGCCCCGAAGAACACGCTCTTGAGCAAGCCCGAGGCGACATCCCATTTCTCCAGAGCGGCGGCGGTGTAGTCCCAGTAGACGCTGTTGGGAATGTCAAAGAGTGGGACGCAGATGAACCATCCGCCGCCCACGCCCATCAGGTCGCAGTAGAGGGTCAGCACCGGCGTGAGCAGGACGCACGCCGCGAACCGCGGAGACACCAGGACGCGGATGGGGTCGGTGCCCATTGATCGAAGGGCATCCAGTTGCTCCGTGACGTTCATCGTGCCCAGTTCCGCGGCCAGAGCACCGCCCACACGACCGGCGAGCATCACGCCCGCCAACACCGGACCCAACTCCCGAACGACCGAGAGGCTGACAATCACTCCCATCCGCTCGGCCAAGCCAACGGACATGAACTGCTCGATGGCCTGCACGGCCAGCACCATGCCCACGAACACGCCGGTGATCAGGATCACAGGGACGCTGAGTGTCCCAATCGCGTAACACTGCGGCAGGAATCTCTGGATGTCGCGGCGCCGCAGCAATGTCAGCGGCGAATAGCGTATCGTCTGGCCGGCAAACAGCCAGAAATCACCAAAATCCGCCAAGCCGCAAATGACCGCTCGTCCAAGCGAGGCCAGCCAAGCGGTTTCAGGCGGGCATCCAGGTGTGGCGGAACTGTCCTGAGCGGACATCGTCGTGACCTCCGGCACAGCGTCTACCAAGTATCCTCCATATCTCTATCGGGGGGTCCCAAGGATGTCAAATCCTTGCGACAACCTCAGTTATGACAACGGTCGCGATGCAATGCCGTTCTTGACAGATTCCCTCCACCGGGAACAATAGCCATCTGAGAATGTGTACGAGAATCGATGGAGCCGGTCGGTAGGGCGATGTCGAGGTCGCCGCGGCGGCCATGACCCGTCATATTCCGCGCCAGGACCGGCAGGTCGCCGCCCTGCTTTCTCCGCGGGATTTCGCGGGGCGTTGACCAGGGCCCGCCGTTTTCATGCACATTCTGAGACTCGTACCAAGGCGAGCGGTCGGCAACGGGTTGGCGAGTCATCGAGGCGCTTTGGGGTGCCCAATGCCAAGCCCGTTGATCGCACCGCACCTGTAAGCAACGAGTACACCGGGCATGGCCACGCCAAGGACCAGAGGACGCGTTCCAAGCTTCAAGGAGAGAGGCATCGGCCTGTTGATCCTCGCGCTCCTGGTCCTGGTGGTGTTCACCTTCCTGTTGTCGAGTGGCCTGTTCGCCGGTGTTGTCCAAAGCGTGTCCGCCCTGCAGAGGCTTAAAGGACTCATCGGGCTCAGCGAAGATCGTCTCTTTGACATTCCGGCGGGCACCTTGGCATCCGCCGCGCCCCCCGCTGAAATTGAGATTGCACGCAGACTGCTGTCGGCTCCCTCGCAGGGGAAAGAAGGAAACGGTCGTTACGCGGCATACGCCGTCAGTGCGGGCGAAACGGTCGAGGCGGTCCGAGAAATGGAAGGACCGGCGGGGGGCTCCAAGGTCATTGTGCGGGCGCAGGAGCAGCCGGACGCGCTGGGCAAGGAAGCGGCGGGGCTGGGAACCGGTTGGATTTACGAACACCGCCCGTTGGCCAAGGACGCCGGGTTCCTTCTTCGGGTCGTCGATATCGGCCACCCCTCGAACGCAGAGAAGCTGGCTGCTGCCAGGAAGCCCGCTGACGCAAAGCCTTTAGGCCTTGGCAGGGGAGGCTGGATGGACGAAAAGAATGGGGCCTGCGGCTTCTGGTCCGGTCGCTATTACACCGAGGTTTCACTTGCCGAGGCCGCAGAGGTCGGGCCAATCCCGATGGGCGAGCTGCGGCAGATAGCGACCGAGCTGGCCGCCAACCAACTGGTCTATGGTGCGGAAGTTGAGCCGGCAGCACCGACGCCGAAAGAGACCTCCGCGACACCGACGCCTGCCGTTGCCCGCGTGGCGGATTTCGCACCGCTGCCCGGCGGGCAGGCGCTGCCTCCCTCAAAGATCGACCGGTTCACGGACAACCTCTACGAGAAGATCGACGGCAAGGAGGGCATGTTCCGGGCCTTCCATTTTGTCGAGCTTCGTTTCGGACAGTACACCAGCGCTCGGTCACAGGAGCCGTTCGACGTCTACATCTATGATATGGGCGAACCTGTAAATGCCTTCGGCGTCTACATGGGAGAAAGAAGTCCGACGGCCAGGGCATGGTCGCTGGGTCGCGACGCCTACGTTTCCGGCACGAGTGCCTATTTCTGCAAGGACAAGTACTATGTCAACGTGTTGGGCCCGCCCGAGGGCGGCGATGACAAGCTCGAGGTGTCCAAGGCGATTGCCGCGGCCATTGCGGCGACCATTCCGGACGCCGACGAGCCGTTCTGGGTCGAGCAATACCTGCCGGCCGAGGGCCGCACGCCGAACAGTCTGAAATACGAGGCCACCAGCGGCTTGGGCTACGATTTCATCCACCAGATGTTCCGCGCCGAATATCGGGTCGAGGGCGGGAATTTTCAAATCTTCGTGATGAAAACCACCGATGCGGCCGCCGCCCGCGAGGTTTTCGACAAATACGTCGAGGCAACCGCCAAGTACGACAAGGTGCTCTCCAGGGAAGCTGATGCACAAGGACAGAAGATGATCGGCGAGTCGCTGGGCGTATACAGCGTCGCCTTCACGAAGGGTGTTTTCTTCGGCGGCGTCACGGAATGCGAGGATCAGGCTCTGGCGGTCAGGCAGGCCGAGGCCTTTCGGGCAAGGCTGCCGGCTGACCCGGAAGGTGCGATCGCGCCTTCATCGAGACCGATCAGCTCTCCGGCCGATGACGGCCAAGGTTGAGATGTCGTGGTGAGTGAGACAGGTCGACACGAGAACCCCACAGAGACGAACGCATCGCGAACATGGACGCGTCGCGACCTGATCGTTCGGGGTGGCCGGACGATTGCGGTTGCCGGTTTGGCGACGGGGGCGGCTGTCTATCTTCATGACCCCAAGGGTGATGCAGGCCTCCAACCTCGCGCGCCCATCAGGCTCAAGGATTACTTTGCCAAGATAAAACCCGACTATCCGGCCTCGGCTCCGCGATTGTCGGCAGCCTATGGCGAGCCGGAACGAATCGCCGATCTGACGCATATTCGTGCCTTGGTCGAGGCTGCCGTTGCCGGCTTGGATCGCGACTTGGGCATATCGAGGTTCATCAGCCGGGGTGACGTAGTTCTACTCAAGCCCAATGTCGGCTTTGATCGCGACCCGCGTCTGGGCGCTACCACCAACCCCCTGGTCGTTCAGGCCGTAATCCAGCTTTGCAGACGAGCCAGGGCGGGCAGGATTATCGTGGCCGACAACCCGATCGAGAGCCCCGGCGCCTGCTTTGCCAAGAGCGGAATCGCCGCCGCGGCCAAGGCCGAAGGGGCGACAGTGATGATCTACTCGTCTGCTCATGAAAGGGCGGTCGAGATCCGGCCCGGCCGGCCCGAACCGGCCCGCAATGAGGCGCTCGGTACCTGGCCGATCTTTTGGACGCCGCTCAAGGAGGCCGACAAGGTCATCGGCCTGCCGGTGATCAAGGACCACAACCTCAGC is a window from the Phycisphaerae bacterium genome containing:
- a CDS encoding bifunctional riboflavin kinase/FAD synthetase, which codes for MRVIRGLDFEPMSGVVLCIGNFDGVHRGHQAILQAGRQKARAAGTELVAMTFDPHPLAVLTPERMPAVLTPLPEKLRQLERAGADVIVVADSSAAFLQLSAADFIEDVIVRRFRPSAVVEGRSFGFGRHRQGDVETLQAAASRHGFEVQIVEPVRIALGGHPDAVISSSLVRQLLTAGPVDQAAICLGRPYALLGTVIHGVGRGAGMGFPTANIDPGGQLVPAEGVYAGFAELAGRRHQAAISIGRTPTFDEHRLVVEAHLLDFAENTYGQSLRIEFLAWLRSQARYETVDDLCQQIAKDVEQTRQICRQNA
- a CDS encoding MlaD family protein, whose amino-acid sequence is MTDQRRNALVGLFVLGGLIAFGIVLVMFGESRFQFLTRGYTITARFDTVSGVREGTQVFLAGVQIGSVLNVELKNPENPTEGVVAKIDVRGKYEIPVGWKAFVESPLMGQPVINILPPTGRIPIVIPPQRLASLPKDGSGEILGEQVNPLEKILSPQFISTLEKTTAQIGTLAEALTPAANAVTELLEYRPISLIESPNKPAEITANLFTTVERLHKLLKHLDDVFGDPESQANARAVLANLRQASEDAKLAMTGFKDFSDRLQVAATQASDVLTNVNSTVTLTREHIDTLGKKLVTNIEQLSRLLDQLVATGQTLNEGDGAVPMLLRDPKLYEELMLTVRRLGEAAQELKVLVKQWQKSGLLGG
- a CDS encoding ABC transporter ATP-binding protein, with protein sequence MKTRDEPIVEFRNVHKRFGRLTVLNGVDLALERGKTTVVIGESGTGKSVLLKHMLGLIHPDEGEVYVGGQRIDKLKEWQLGPVRKRFGFLFQMGALFDSMSAGENVAFPLREHTHLSEREINAVVAKKLALVGLDGIQPKRPAELSGGQRKRVALARAIALDPEIILYDEPTTGLDPIRADTINDLIIKLQQELGVTSVVVTHDMTSAFKVADRILMLSQGRFIADGTADDFRNSTDQRVRQFVTGDADLVIEPVPSGEASK
- a CDS encoding ABC transporter permease → MSAQDSSATPGCPPETAWLASLGRAVICGLADFGDFWLFAGQTIRYSPLTLLRRRDIQRFLPQCYAIGTLSVPVILITGVFVGMVLAVQAIEQFMSVGLAERMGVIVSLSVVRELGPVLAGVMLAGRVGGALAAELGTMNVTEQLDALRSMGTDPIRVLVSPRFAACVLLTPVLTLYCDLMGVGGGWFICVPLFDIPNSVYWDYTAAALEKWDVASGLLKSVFFGACIGLISCYKGFNCKPGAEGVGKACTESFVLGFVVILILDFFLAFGLKGLYESLWGFKSVF
- a CDS encoding DUF362 domain-containing protein, which translates into the protein MSETGRHENPTETNASRTWTRRDLIVRGGRTIAVAGLATGAAVYLHDPKGDAGLQPRAPIRLKDYFAKIKPDYPASAPRLSAAYGEPERIADLTHIRALVEAAVAGLDRDLGISRFISRGDVVLLKPNVGFDRDPRLGATTNPLVVQAVIQLCRRARAGRIIVADNPIESPGACFAKSGIAAAAKAEGATVMIYSSAHERAVEIRPGRPEPARNEALGTWPIFWTPLKEADKVIGLPVIKDHNLSSASMTMKNWYGLLSGRRNQFHQAIHDIISDLGYMMKPTLVIADGTRVMIRNGPTGGRLDDVQVGGITGRPTIVAAVDQVACDAWCYQNLLGRDPRDAKAPLQYIELAYAKFGQDPGRIVARHWQDYERQGLIAETKL